One segment of Lytechinus pictus isolate F3 Inbred chromosome 13, Lp3.0, whole genome shotgun sequence DNA contains the following:
- the LOC129275189 gene encoding SAP domain-containing ribonucleoprotein-like — protein sequence MDSNAIFSDLDAGDIGEEEEAVVTRKVELEIEEEEEVEREVKAPEIKKVISPTAKPVSDVEKKALRAQKFGVAASLSDADKKKARAERFGMPAPGSQAKPTATVTPTSKGISMSVNSDKLKQRAERFGKSVSPTAVKTEESERIRKRKERFGAVTISAPGSKAKTSAVGSDDVEAKKLKRAERFGMA from the exons atggactcgaatgcgattttttcg GACCTTGATGCTGGAGATataggggaagaagaagaagctgtTGTCACAAGAAAAGTAGAATTAGAAatagaagaggaggaggaggtggaaAGGGAGGTCAAAGCACCTGAAATCAAGAAGGTTATCTCACCTACTGCTAAACCAGTATCAGATGTCGAG aaaaaggctTTACGAGCTCAGAAGTTTGGAGTTGCAGCTTCACTATCAGATGCAGACAAGAAGAAAGCAAGAGCAGAAAG ATTTGGAATGCCAGCACCGGGATCACAAGCCAAGCCAACAGCCACAGTAACACCAACTTCAAAAGGGATATCAATG TCTGTAAATTCTGATAAACTGAAACAGAGAGCAGAGCGCTTTGGAAAATCAGTGTCTCCAACAGCAGTAAAG ACAGAGGAATCAGAGAGGATacggaaaagaaaagaaagatttgGAGCAGTGACCATCTCGGCACCAGGTTCAAAAGCAAAGACAAGTGCTGTTGGGAGTGATGATGTAGAG GCCAAGAAACTGAAGAGAGCAGAGAGGTTTGGGATGGCATAA